ATCTGCAAAAACGCTGGGCGCTGCCCAACCGGCAGGCGGCGCTCTCGAAATTGAAAGGCAATCTGGACACGCAGTCGAGCGTGCGTTCGGATTTTGTCGTCATCGAGTTTTTTGATCCGGATCCGGTGCTGGCGGCGGAGGTGGCCAATGCGGTCTATCAGAGCTACATGACACGCCGGGTGGAGGTGGAATCCAAGCAGAAGCAGGATGCCCTGGCCATGCTCGGCAAGCAGATATCCGAGCAGGAACAGCTGCGGGACCAGGCGCGGCTGAAAATGCAGGAAGCCCGGAAAAAGGGGAACATTGTCGGGGAGTGGTTTTCCAGTGGTACGAATTCCACCGCGCCCGGGGCGAACCTGCGCACGACGGAGGATTCCATGGTCATGACGCGCGAGCAGGCGCTGCTGCAGGCGGATCTGGAGGTGCAGTCGCTGCGGGCAGAGATCGAGGAACTCAGCAAGCTGGAGGGAGATGAACTGGTTTCGCGAGCATCGGGCCTGAAACTGGAGAATACCAATGTCACAAGCATGATGGCAGAGCTGAACAAGCTGCAGGTGACACGTGAGGGTCTGGTGAATGCCGGGCGGGGACGTAAGCACCCGGAGGTGATGGGGGTGGACAGCCAGATCGTCCTGTCCAAACAGCTCATCCTGGATGCGGTCAAAGCGCACCTGGCGGCCTTGCAGACGCGGCTGGACTTTGCGCAGAAGCGTTATGAGGCCCTGAAAAATTCCAATGAGGATGCTAAGGCGGAGATGTTCGACCAGCAGTCGGCACAGAATGATTACAAGACGGCGGTGGATGATGTGGCCTACATTGAGAACCTGCTTCTGCAGCTCAAGTCCAGCTACTTTGAGACCAAGGCCGGGCTGGAGCTGGTGAAATCTCCCGCCACCCTGTATGCAAAGGCGGAGCCTGAGGGCAAGCCGGCCAAGCCCAATGTGGCGCTGAACCTCGCGCTGGGCGGGGTGCTGGGGCTGATGCTCGGGGTGGGGCTGGCCTTCTTCCTGGAGTACATGGACACGTCGGTGAAGAGCCTGGATGATGTGGAGCGTTTCCTGGGTGTGCCGGTGCTGGCGGTCATTCCCAAGGACGTGGCTGTTTTGCATCGTGCCAGCGGCTTTAACCCGGATGCGGAGGCCTACCGAATTTTGCGGACTAACATTGAGTTTAACAGAAGGAATCCGGATGCGAATTGCATCACTGTGACCAGCGGCGGTGCCGGGGAAGGGAAGTCCACCACGCTTTGCAACCTGGCCTTTGTCTGTGCGCAAGGAGGCTACAGCGTGCTGCTGATTGATGCGGATCTGCGCCGTCCGCGCATGCACACTCTGTTTGATGTCAGTAACGCAGTCGGCCTGACCAATTATCTGACCACGAATGTGCAGCTGGAGGAGGTGGTGGTGCGCACGCCGGTGGATAACCTGTATTTCCTGCCCAGCGGCATGCTGCCGGCGGACAGTGCCGGAGTGCTGAACTCCCAGCGGATGTCCGAGCTGATTGCCGATGCGAAAAGCCGATTCGACCTAGTGCTCATTGATTCACCACCCATTCTGGGGGTCAGCGATGCATCGGTGCTTTCCAATGAGGCGGATCTCACACTCATCGTGGTGCAGCATCGCAAGCTGCCCCGTCACATGCTGATGCGGGTTAAGCAGACGGTGGAAAATGTCGGTGGTACGGTCCTGGGCGTGGTGCTGAACAATGTGGATCTGCGCAGCGACTCGCAGTACCAGTACTACACCAGCTACTACACTTATTACTCGCCTAACAACACGGCGGCTCCGGCGGGCAGCAAACCTGAAAAGCGTAAAAAACAGGTCCAGCCGGGGCATGTGGCCCAGGCATCCCCTGCACCTTCGCAGACTCCCCGTGGCGATCTTTTTTAAACGGGTGTATATTGGATCATGATTATGAAAACACTGCTTTCCCTCCTGGCCGCTGCGGCGGTGGGGCTGCCTTGTGCGTATGCCCAAAACGGCGAGCTTCCGCTTCGTCCGGGTGACCGCATCACCATTTCCGTGGGGGCGATTCCGGACAACGAAGTGCCGCAAATACGTGGTGTCTATACGGTCAGTGACGGGGGGACCATCAACCTGCTGCACATCGGTGAGGTGCGGGCCAGCGGTCTGAAACCTTCGACGCTTCAGCGCACCATTGAGCAGACCTACATCAGCCGGGAGATCTACACCCGGCCAAACGTGCTGGTTTCCATTGACAGCGTGGGGGATGCGACGATGCGGCAGGTGACGGTGACAGGCGTGAACAAGCCTGGCGGGGTGCCTTATCAACAAGGGATGACGCTTTCCCGCGCGATCATGTCGGCTGGCGGGCCGACCCCGTTTGGCAGCATGAAAAAGGTGAAGCTGCTGCGTGCCGGGCGGGCACCCACCATTCATAATCTTTCCAACGGCATCGGCAATCCTGCCGTGGATGTGCTGGTGCAGCCGGATGACCAGATCATCGTGCCTGAATAATTCCTGCTGTGGCCCGCAAGCAGCCTGATCCCGCCCTCCGTGCCACCTACGAGGAGGTGAAGGCCGTGTATGCGGAGCTGGAGAAGCGGCCGATGGAGCGCGACTGTCAGATGCGCACCCAGTGCTGCCATTTCCGGCTGACGGGGAAGACGCCGTTTTTAACTTTGGGGGAGGCGCTGTATGCCGCCCAGGGAGTGCGCGCGAGCGGGCGCAAAGTCATCAAGCCCCATCCGGACGGCGCCTGCCCGCTGCTGGGCAAGGAAGGGCGCTGCACCATCTATGCCCACCGGCCTTTTGGCTGCCGCACCCATTTCTGCCAGCCTGCCGGGGGCATGTATCCGCGCAAGCACATTGCGGATCTCATTCACCGGCTGGAGGCCCTGGATGAAAAACTGGGCGGCGATGGCTCCCGGGAACTGGAGCCTGCGGTGGCGGATGCGCTGAAGTGAGGGGGCAGACGCCCAACGACTCAGGATTTCGGTGCTACGAAGTGTAAGAATCTCACAGCTTCCGCTTGTACCCGTCGCAGCGGTTATGCCAGCCAGCGAGCCAGCGCTGTTCTTTGCGCGCAGCGGGAGCATTTTGTACGCGGCGCGAGAGGACGGCTTTGGCGGATTCGGCAAAACCGGCCGGGGTTGGCTGCTTCATGCCTTCCAGGACTTGCAGGAGGCCCCAGCCCTGGCCGTTATAGCGCTCCGTAGGGGCGGTGCCCTCACCTTTGAAATTGACGTAATCAATGAGGCAGAACGCTCCCTCCGGGGTGGCCAGGAGAGCATCGAAGTGAGCCTGAACCAGACTGGGCTTTTTGCTGCTGGCCTTCATTTTCGGCAGGGCACGCTGCAGGCGGGCGATGATGAATTCCGTCTGCAGGCCGACGGTTTTGGAAAGGGTGCTGCGCAGTTCCGTCTGGCGGGGACCGTTTTTGTCCGCCTCAAAGGCGGCCTTTCTGGGCCAGGGGCATGGGCCCTGGGTCCAGGCAGGCATGGCCACGCCACGTGATTGCAGGAAGGCGGCGAGGGGCGGGAAGCTTTCTTCAAACGGGCCTCTTTTCCCGGCCGGATACCAAATGAAATGGCCGATGCCCAGGGAGGCGAAGGCCTCGCCAGCATTCCAGCTGGTCAGGCCGGCGACGGTGCCTGCGCATTCGTTCTGCCAGATACGCTGTCCCACCCGCTGCAACTGGGCGGCGCTGAGCTGGACGCCTGCGCTGGGTGCCGAAACTGGGGCGGTACAGGCTCCCAGAAGAAAAATTAGCCCAGAAAGTTTTAAAACTCTGCGGAGATTCATATTTTGGTTAGATTAAGTTAATCTGGCAGTTCTGGCAGGAGTCTGAAATGATGGCATGCCGATGCGAACTGAGCAGCCAACTTGGTTTATTAAGATTGATTCAATGATTTTCCAAAATTAATCTCGCCGTCCCGATCCACAGTTACGCTCCCTGCATGCCTTATCTGGCCTTCAACCTCAATGACGGAAACGAATTCGTCTTCGACATCCTCGAAGAACGTCTCTCCATTGGCAGGGACTCCAAGAATGACATCGTTATTGACAATACTTATATCTCCGGGTTTCACGCCGAGTTCATCCGTCAGGCGGATGGGGGTTACGAATTGCTGGATCTGAAGTCATCGAATGGTACCTTCGTGAATGGGAAGCGCATTGAGCGTACCGGAGTGAAAGGGGGGGATAAAATCCGTTTTGGCCAGTTGGATTCCCGTTTCCGGGAGCGCCCGCCCAAAGGCATGGCTCCAGCCGCAGAAGTGAAATCCCCCTCCACTGGCAAGGGACAGCCGGTCCGCACAGACGGACGGCGCGGCGATACAGAATCAATCCCCGCCAGGGACACGGCGGCGAAATCCGACACCAGTCCAATAGCCCCTGTCAAGGTCCCGCTTGTCCGGACGGAAGGAACAGGAGGGGAGGGGCCATCGCTGGCTGCTCCACAGACCAGCCCCATCCAGCGGCCTGCGGGGCTGGACCCTGCTTTGCAAAAACAGACGGAAGAGTTACGGCTGGAAACGACCGCGCTGAAAAAAGAGCGTGACCTTTTGCGGGAAGAAAATGAAAAGGAGCGCGGACGTCGCGAAGAGATGCTGGAGTTGGAAAAGCGCATCGAAGAGCGGCAGAAATCCGCTGAGGAGCTGGAGACCCGGATCGCCGGGCTAAAGGCGACGCTGGGCAGCGCGGAGGCGGACATCTCCCAACTCGAGATCAAACGACGGGAGGCTGCCAACCTACACAGCCAGGTGGAGTCCTCCCGCAGTGAGCTGGCCAAAGTCCAGGGGGACATCGCGATGGCGGCCAAGAGTCTTCAGTCTCTCCACATGGAGGCTGACAAATCCAACGCTGAGCGCAGCACAATGGTGAAAGAAAGGGAGGTGGCTCTGGCGGAACTGGCCGCCTTGCGTGAGCAGATCCAGCAGGCCGAAGCAAAGACAAAAGAAGCCATTGAGAAGCTGACGGAGGCGCAAAAATCTGAAAGCACGGACGTTCAAGGCCGCAGCGCAGAATTGCGGGCGCTGGAAGAGCAGGCCGTGGTCCGAAAGATGGAGATCAAGGACCTGGAAGGGAAACTTGAAGAGCTCCGTCAGGAAGAGGCGAAACTGGCCGTGAGGCTGAAGGAACAGCAGACCCTCAACGCGGACATGCAGCAACTGGAAGCCGAGGTCAAAAAGCTGCAGACACAAAGAGACCAGCTTCGTGAACGGGAGCAGAATGCGGAGGCGGAAGCCGCACAGAAGCTGGCCGGACTGGAAGAAAAAGTCCGCGTCAAGACAGACGAGTTGCAAGCCTTGGAACGGCGCTCGGCCGATCTCACCAACAGGCTCGACGATCTGGCTGCAGCAGATACGCAGCTCAAGAGTTCCAGTGATGCTCTGAAAGCGGTGGAATCCCACAAAGCTGAACTGGCTGCCTCCATCACCCAGATGACCCGTGAGCGGGATGCCCTCTCGCGTGATCTGCTGGAAAGAACGGAGAAAGGCCGTGCGCAGCACACGCTTACCCAGACGCTTGGCAGCAGACGCGAAGCCCTGGAGAAAGAAATCCGCAGTCTGGAGGAGCAGAAAGAAACAGTCTCCACCGAGCTGGGCAAATCTCGTGAAACCCTCCGCCAGACAGAAGCCACCCTGGAGGACTGCCAGCAGCAGGTCAAAGCCGCTGAGGCCAAAACCCATGAGCTGGCTGGCAGCCTGAAAACCCAGCTGGAAGCCAGCCAGCAGGAGCTCACGTCGGCTGAGGCCAGACTGGAAAGCC
This Prosthecobacter sp. SYSU 5D2 DNA region includes the following protein-coding sequences:
- a CDS encoding polysaccharide biosynthesis tyrosine autokinase, whose amino-acid sequence is MRENGNELQQQALDSWQVIRNRFGLIILSFLLVFATAAIITYIMPRKYRGRVEMKIERIQNKVHVFQRSTEDMMAPSDVVIKNEFESITKPETLYPVIEKLDLQKRWALPNRQAALSKLKGNLDTQSSVRSDFVVIEFFDPDPVLAAEVANAVYQSYMTRRVEVESKQKQDALAMLGKQISEQEQLRDQARLKMQEARKKGNIVGEWFSSGTNSTAPGANLRTTEDSMVMTREQALLQADLEVQSLRAEIEELSKLEGDELVSRASGLKLENTNVTSMMAELNKLQVTREGLVNAGRGRKHPEVMGVDSQIVLSKQLILDAVKAHLAALQTRLDFAQKRYEALKNSNEDAKAEMFDQQSAQNDYKTAVDDVAYIENLLLQLKSSYFETKAGLELVKSPATLYAKAEPEGKPAKPNVALNLALGGVLGLMLGVGLAFFLEYMDTSVKSLDDVERFLGVPVLAVIPKDVAVLHRASGFNPDAEAYRILRTNIEFNRRNPDANCITVTSGGAGEGKSTTLCNLAFVCAQGGYSVLLIDADLRRPRMHTLFDVSNAVGLTNYLTTNVQLEEVVVRTPVDNLYFLPSGMLPADSAGVLNSQRMSELIADAKSRFDLVLIDSPPILGVSDASVLSNEADLTLIVVQHRKLPRHMLMRVKQTVENVGGTVLGVVLNNVDLRSDSQYQYYTSYYTYYSPNNTAAPAGSKPEKRKKQVQPGHVAQASPAPSQTPRGDLF
- a CDS encoding YkgJ family cysteine cluster protein, whose translation is MARKQPDPALRATYEEVKAVYAELEKRPMERDCQMRTQCCHFRLTGKTPFLTLGEALYAAQGVRASGRKVIKPHPDGACPLLGKEGRCTIYAHRPFGCRTHFCQPAGGMYPRKHIADLIHRLEALDEKLGGDGSRELEPAVADALK
- a CDS encoding polysaccharide biosynthesis/export family protein, whose translation is MKTLLSLLAAAAVGLPCAYAQNGELPLRPGDRITISVGAIPDNEVPQIRGVYTVSDGGTINLLHIGEVRASGLKPSTLQRTIEQTYISREIYTRPNVLVSIDSVGDATMRQVTVTGVNKPGGVPYQQGMTLSRAIMSAGGPTPFGSMKKVKLLRAGRAPTIHNLSNGIGNPAVDVLVQPDDQIIVPE